In Tursiops truncatus isolate mTurTru1 chromosome 10, mTurTru1.mat.Y, whole genome shotgun sequence, the sequence ggggaaggaggaaaaagagagaagacaacatgatggagaaaaaagaaacaaacttaaaaaaattcaaagcatATGTCCAGCATAAGTTGAACTATTAACAAATCACCATTTTCGCAGGTCAAAACCAGCTGAATATTGGCAATATCATTTAGTTCAACCTACTATGAATATGTGAAGTATAGAATTATgataattatttagaaataaatgaatggaatcaAAATCTATCATTACTAAAGTTAACtttgaaaatcaaattattttattgctgGCCACATAGATCGAAAGATTAAtacttattttctctaatttgttcttgcatttttatataatagCACTATAATACAATTATGAAGAAACGAATAAAATACAAGAAGGTTTTTCACAAGAGGAAAGTTATATGACCCAAAgataaattttgataaataaatggtTCTGTTATTTCAGTTTCATGTTTAAcataaatttctaatttatttcataatatttcagCATGCAAAATTAGGGATGGACAAACAGATTAGAGGTAACTATATAGAAATTTTCTTAATCTAAttgaaaaacttttaatttgccaataaatggtatttttcattAATGTGATGAGACATGCATGTTTTCTGAGTGTGACTGATGGAACCTGCCCCCAGGTGCTTGTCTTCAAAGTCTTGGGGGCCAGGGCTACCTCCTCCCTAAACCCACATGCGTGACATCTTTCTTTCAGGTCTGCACCCGGCTTATCAGGAAAAGAGACCTGAAAAATTAAGGGGTAACTTGCAGGCATCTACACCCAGAAAAGAGgtggggattagggcttccctcgtggcgcagtggttgagaatctgcctgccaatgcaggggacacgggttcgagccctggtctgggaagatcccacatgccgcggagcaactgggcccgtgagccacaactactgagcctgcgcgtctggagcctgtgctccgcaacgagagaggccgcgacagtgagaggcccgcgcaccgcgatgaagagtggccctcgctcaccgcaactggagaaagcccttgcacagaaacgaggacccaacacagccaaaaataaataaataaacaaataaaatttaaaagaaaaaaactttctaaaaaaaaaaagaggtggggaTTAGAAGAACAAAGCCTGATTTATGCCTTTTCCTGTGTCTAGACGTGACAGAAGGAAGGGGTTCTAAGGCTTCTGAAACACTTCGGAAATAGCCACTGGGGAAAACACTTCTTTCTCAGCCCTTTCCTGAGGTACTGTGACCGCCCTGTATCTTCACCACCCTATGGGAAACCAAAACTAATTGCATCTACTTACTAATCTGCcatcttgtttcttccttttgtgaTTTTTACGTAGGTGTACCTTGATTTATACgagatgacattttttaaagttgagtttAAATGGATTTTGACATGGAACCTTCTTTTCCCATTAACTAGAATACTGTTTTATCAATATCATTTCATTGAAAAGCCACGTAAAGTTAGTAATACAATCTTCACATTTTAAGTGCTTGTTTCCCAGCCTCTCTGTCACATGGTTGTAGATGTATTAAGCATGCTAATGCACTAggaaaatttcattatttaagGAAAGgcaatgtatctttttttttttttttttggtaaatagaaaaataatttacaaattatttttatttattggttaTTGCCCCTAaccaattaactttttttttttttttttttgcggtacgcgggcctctcactgttgtggcttctcccgttgtggagcacaggctccggacgtgcaggctcagcggccatggctcacgggcccagccgctccgcggcatgtgggatcttcccggaccggggcatgaacccgtgtccccggcatcggcaggcggactctcaaccactgtgccaccagggaagcccccaattaaCTTTTTGTCAGTTTGACTTATAGCAATAAATGTGTTGCATGAGTGAATGGAATACTATGcactcattttaaataattttgaatatgaGTAACCTACCTCTTTCTTTAAGATCTTCAATATAGGCTTTCATAAATTCTTTATCAAAATGTTGGCGATCTTGTTCACTTTCCATCGTTTCATCTTGACACTGGGTATTCTCAATAGGATTGTCTATAAGACTTACAAATCTATTCAAGAGAGTATGGAAAATATCACATTTTCACCTATGTATTTGTATTGTGCAAAAATCCTCTCAGAAGAAGTCAAACTTTGTGGCATTAAATCCCAAGTTCTCACTTCTTCTTAGAAGTCACAGCTAACCACATAATATGTGTCACCAGTGGAATTCTACTGTGCAATAATCCAACAGGATTATAGAGTCAGGTTACAGCAGAGACTGTACAGAGGCTTGATGGGGAAATGACTTAGTTACTTAGCCACAGACAGAAATGACTTAGTTACTTAGCCACAGACAGAGGACAGCGGGCAGGAAGCCATGAGGTGAACGATAACATTTAGTGTCCCCGTCATATACGAGTCTTACTATGTTTGTTTAATATTACTCCCAATTAGTGACATCAAACTCTAAAATGATGTGGCTACATTGAAAAGGACTCATAAAATCACCACCAAGAAGGTATTTAAAAGATGGAgtacatcaaaaaaatctagaaacaataaatgctggagagggtgtggagaaaagggaacaaccttgcactgctggtgggaatgtgaattggttcagccactatggagaacagtatggaggttccttaaaaaactaaaaatagaactaccatgtgatccagcaatcccactactgggcgtataccctgagaaaaccataattcaaaaagagtcatgtaccgaaatgttcattgcagctctatttacaatagcccggtgatggaaacaacctaagtgcccatcatcggatgaatggataaagaagatgtggcacatatatacaatggaatattactcagccataaaaagaaacgaaatcgagctatttgtaatgaggtggatagacctagagtctgtcttacagagtgaagtaagtcagaaagaaaaagacaaatcccgtatgctaacacatatatatggaatttaagaaaaaaaaatgttatgaagaacctaggggtaagacaggaataaagacacagacctactggaaaacggacttgaggatatggggagggggaaaggtgagctgtgacagggcgagagagagtcatggacatatatacactaacaaacataaggtagatagctagtgggaagcagccgcatggcacagggatatcggctcggtgctttgtgaccgcctggaggggtgggatagggagggtgggagggagggagacgcaagagggaagatatatgggaacatatgtatatgtgtaactgattcattttgttataaagcagaaactgacacaccattgtaaagcaattataccccaataaagatgttaaaaaaaaaaaaaaagatggactacTGTGACAAAAAAAGAAGCTAAAGGAGACAATCCAAAATGGCATTTGATCTAATTTCTTCACAATTTTGAAAGATTCAACAGCCACTGACCCATCCAGGCCAGCGGTGATGGGAGTGCTGAGTATCCGACCAGGGAGCACCGGTGCCTTCAACCAGCAGGTAGCATTTGTCCAGAAATCCTCTGAGCTCTACCTCCCCATGCCATTGGCCAAAAACTACAAAATCCTGTAAGAAGGCACCAGAACTTCTTGTTCTTAGAGTACGAGAACCATCTAATCTGGTTCCTGAGAcgggcacacaggctccaggtgctTCTTGCTCTTCCCTTGTGTCTGAATGGGTCTCTACTGGGCTCTCCGTCTACTCACTTTAAAGGTGTGGATGAGTCACTAAGGGCTGTCGGGAGCTCCACCAAGTGGTCCCCGCTGACGACTAACAAGGTGAGCTTCTTTAAGTTAAGCAAGGCAAAGGGAAGATAGGTCAGCTTGTTCTTATACAGGAGAAAGGTCTGCAGTTCTCGTAGTCTAGGAAGATGTAAAAGGGATTAGAACACAAGGACTTAGCCTCATAGCAAGAAAACcaaagtaaattataaataaattctagTAGGAAATCCCtagttagtttattttttaagtgactcATAAGAATAAACTAACTTtacaatttaaatgaataaagtcaTGCCAGGTGACAtgatttgggtttcttttttaagtttttactgACTTAATTGACAGTTAAAGGCAGAGATACAGCAGCAGGATAAGCAAATTACACAATATAAAGTAGGCCAAGATGGAACTTAAAAAATCAGTATATTCAAGTGTCTACTGCATTCCCAAGGGTTAACAGGTCATGGGAAAGAAATCATATTAGAGTTGGAGTGAGAATAAACAAATTCTGGCAACATATTTCCTTTTGTATGTCTTGAAAACACAGTTACTCTTCTCTCATCATATTTTGACTTTAAAACAGGAGTAAACCTGCAGAGTGAAACGGAAATGAGAAAAACATGCTCCAAATATGTTTtactctgttttccattttgttctaaCTCAGTGCCCCTCTCtctagttttttctttcattcattttcaaaattttgactGATCccacaaaatatttcacaaagttCCCCTTATGTTTCAAACTAAAACAATTCCCACTTAGCCTCATAAACCAGGGAAGTATCCATACACATCATATGTACCAGGAGTAGAGAAAGGTCATATGAGACAGCATTTGGGACCAAGCCATTTTCGGTTCCTATGTCCCAATAGTTTACTTATGCTACTTTATAACGAAGACTGTGGATTCCAGGAGGCCAGACAGTTTGTTTCATTTAccactttgaacccagcccactCTCTGGGCCTGCCTAGTAATAttggtagaatgaatgaatgaaggaatcgTATATGATTTAGTATAATAGTTACTTTTTAAACAAGAAATAGCTGTAAGGATATAATCTGAAGACATTACTAAGTACATCAATCAAAGCAGTaaatgaaactaataaaaattatcCTGATATCCCaaatagaataatatattttgattctgtacataataaatttacttttctacttctggggaggaaaggaaagttaATGTTCCATTCTATTGAGAACTAAAGTAAATTAAAGATGTGttcaaactatatatatatatatatatatatatacacacacacacacacacacacacacacacacacacacacacacacacacacacatatatattgaccAACACAGGTCTGAACTGTGCGGGTCCACACATTACAGTACTGCATgggtccatggttggttgaattcacAGATGCAGAGGAGCCCCAGGTACGGAGGCTGACTACAAATTACATGCAGGTTAACCACCtcgttgttcaagagtcaactgtacatgtatatgtatggtgCAGACTGGGAATTGTCTTATTCTATAAAGAATCAAACTGATTTCCTGGAAACAAGAAACTCTGGAAAATTAGTTGATCTCACAGAACATTCACGTGTTATGCATGTTTAAAATGTTAGTGACTAATTCATATACCTCACCTTCAGAATGCAAGTAGCTACCTGTCTATGTCTTGTGGCAGGTCACTCAGGTTATTGTTGCTGATATCCAACCACTGCAAATTAGACATCCGCAGGACACAGATCGGGACACTGGAAAACTTGTTTGCTGAGATATCTACGAATGAAACTTGCTTCAAATTACTTAACTAGGAAGGAATAACAAAATATTCTAATTACTTTTTAGGAGTGGGAATTAAGTTCAACTAATAATTTTGAGATTGATGTCTCTTCCCAAAGGCATTTCTATGAACATATGCAAACCAGATCAATATAGTATGTACGTTGAGCATCTACTAGGTGTCATTCACTGTGCTACACGCTGGGGGTGCTAGGATGAAAAGCACACAGTGGCTGCCCTTGAGGAGTTTATACTTTCATAAACAAGCAATGCAATTTTATGTAGTTAGAACTAGTGTGAAGTTTCCAATTTGCAATGTTCAGTAACACAAAGAAAGAAGTGGTTAATCTGCCCAGCATCACAGTGAGGTGAGGGTCAGAGGTCAGGAAAGATTTCACAGAGAATGGAGTATTTGAATTGGGTCCTGAGGTTCCCTGACAGATGGAAAGGTAGGGGAGGAAACTCCAGGtggggaacagcatgtgcaaagtcaGAGAAGACAGAAAGTGCAAGCCTCAAAGAGTAGGATGACCTGGGGAAGACTGTCTTAATGGGCTTTGGCAAATCTTCAGAAGACTCACATGTGAACCGGTAAAGTGATGTGGCAAATGATCAGAAATCTCCCCTGTTACTCTGAACGGCGTGCCCAACAGGACTTACTCATGGAGTGGACATGGGGCATGGGAGCAAGAGAGGTCAAGGGTGAGTTGGCTTGCTTCCAGCCTGCACATCTGAGAGAGGACTGGGTCCCTCTCTCAGATGGGGAGGACTGGGGAACGAGCAGCTTGTGTGGGGAATCCTGAGTCCTGGCTGTGCACCCTCACCGGGACCACTGCCCAGCATTTCCTGGGTGACATGGGTGCTAAGAGCGGAAGTGGCCTCTTCCTCCCACCCGGAAGttttcaggaaaggaaaagaatacgCCTTCTAGGACTAGATAGAATCTGTGGCCACGGCCTTGTCAGAGCCTCACCAGTGATACTATTTTTAGCCTATTCATTACCAGCAGAATTTGTGAGATCCATCTCTCTCTTCAAGCACAAGAACCTGTTTAGTTTTATCTGGCAATAAAAACTGTTCACTTTCATATGTTCTGTTTTAtcagaaaagtaatttaaaatcatttcccCAATGAATacagacaaaaagaaactaatgggtatttttaaattaatggagTTCTCAAATCCTATCTGTAGAACTGCTTTAGTTATCTATAAGTTTTGTTACgagtatatacatttttaaattttatccccTGTATTTATTTCCAACTGTTTTCAATTTATTCCTCCATTATGGATAAATAAATCAGGATCTGCATTACAGACAACAGGCATCATATATTAAATaggcattaaataaaaatatattgcatgAAAATAGGATTTTTTGTCTAGTTTTCCTTTGATAGCTTTTTTGAACTTAAATTCAGGTTGTGGCCGAGtgtaagaacatttttaaagacttgaTAATAGCTGGTTTAGGGTGATTAAAATGTCAGGAAAagtcatataaataaaaatgaatttcatcttttaaaattcttcccCATGTTACAGACCATTCCATGTCATAAaccaaataaaagtaaaagtgcaaacattttctttcttacttcaaagGGGAGCTCAGTTAATTCTAGATTTCCAGAACAATCCAGTTTCTCTAGATTTTCAcagtctcccagttctggaggaaTGCTCTTCAGACGGTTGAAACGCACATTGAGTTCCTTCAGGTTCTTCAAACGACCTGTcatcagaaaaaaacaacatgCATGGTGTAGGTCCATTAAGGTCTTTTAAGGACAAAAAGCAAAACGAAGATGTAAAACATTTGTATAAATGATGGTGGGAAAGGCATTAAACGTAattctgtgtttgatttttaaGCACTCT encodes:
- the LRRC2 gene encoding LOW QUALITY PROTEIN: leucine-rich repeat-containing protein 2 (The sequence of the model RefSeq protein was modified relative to this genomic sequence to represent the inferred CDS: deleted 1 base in 1 codon), yielding MGHKVVVFDVSVIRALWETRVKKHKAWQKQEAERLEKSALEKIKEEWNFVAECRRKGIPQAAYCKNGFIDTSVRLLDKIERNSLARQSAVSKEREKRSSEFVFELTGQHWKELPDSLKEQTHLKEWHISNTLIQIIPKYIELFQAMRILDLPKNQISCLPAEIGRLKNLKELNVRFNRLKSIPPELGDCENLEKLDCSGNLELTELPFELSNLKQVSFVDISANKFSSVPICVLRMSNLQWLDISNNNLSDLPQDIDRLRELQTFLLYKNKLTYLPFALLNLKKLTLLVVSGDHLVELPTALSDSSTPLKFVSLIDNPIENTQCQDETMESEQDRQHFDKEFMKAYIEDLKERESVPSYATKVSFSLQL